In the Victivallis sp. Marseille-Q1083 genome, one interval contains:
- a CDS encoding low molecular weight protein arginine phosphatase — MKTILFVCTGNSCRSPMAEAYFAARCRAAGRDDIRVGSAGLYAADGAPASAQALTVMANRALDLSRFHSRRLTAVLLAEAEWVVTMTRSHRAALLAAWPDCSGKVRTLLPNGDIPDPFGGSVACYEQCFLAMQPALDALFEQLTVSFST, encoded by the coding sequence ATGAAAACCATCCTGTTCGTCTGTACCGGCAACAGTTGCCGCAGCCCGATGGCCGAAGCCTATTTTGCCGCCCGCTGCCGCGCCGCCGGGCGCGATGACATCCGGGTCGGCTCCGCCGGCTTGTATGCCGCCGACGGAGCGCCGGCATCCGCTCAAGCGCTGACGGTGATGGCCAATCGCGCCCTGGACCTGAGCCGTTTCCACAGCCGCCGCCTGACCGCAGTTCTGCTGGCGGAAGCCGAATGGGTGGTGACGATGACCCGGTCGCACCGGGCGGCGTTGCTGGCCGCCTGGCCGGACTGCAGCGGTAAAGTGCGCACCCTGCTCCCGAACGGCGACATTCCGGACCCCTTCGGCGGCTCGGTCGCCTGTTATGAACAATGCTTTCTGGCAATGCAGCCGGCGCTGGATGCGTTATTCGAACAACTGACTGTATCATTTTCGACCTGA
- a CDS encoding tRNA (guanosine(46)-N(7))-methyltransferase TrmB, with amino-acid sequence MESKAEDRHITILTDVYTVLPVAALARGRRRVELDLGCGKGSFTTRLAQRDAETLVLAADVMIGRLRKLVKRNEREQVDNIVALRVEARMLLGIMLPDRCLDRLHILCPDPWPKGRHRGNRLLCSDFLTQVHRVLKSGGHWHFSTDDMNYLEQVRQVVAASGLFEERPEQLAALADLKSDFEERWESEGKTVHHHLWVGVEPPPVTIGH; translated from the coding sequence ATGGAATCGAAAGCAGAGGATCGCCATATCACCATTTTGACCGATGTCTACACCGTGCTGCCGGTGGCGGCGCTGGCGCGCGGCAGACGGCGGGTCGAACTCGATTTGGGGTGCGGCAAAGGTTCATTTACCACCCGGTTGGCCCAACGGGACGCTGAAACGCTGGTATTGGCGGCGGATGTGATGATCGGCCGCCTGCGCAAGCTGGTGAAACGCAATGAACGGGAACAGGTCGACAACATCGTGGCGCTGCGGGTGGAAGCCCGGATGCTGCTCGGCATCATGCTGCCGGACCGGTGCCTGGACCGGCTGCACATTCTCTGCCCGGATCCCTGGCCGAAAGGGCGGCATCGCGGCAACCGTTTGCTGTGTTCCGATTTTTTGACCCAGGTGCACCGGGTGCTGAAAAGCGGCGGCCACTGGCATTTTTCGACGGATGACATGAATTACCTGGAGCAGGTGCGGCAGGTGGTGGCGGCTTCCGGTTTGTTCGAGGAACGCCCGGAACAGCTTGCCGCGCTCGCCGATTTGAAAAGCGATTTCGAGGAACGCTGGGAGTCGGAGGGCAAGACGGTCCATCATCATCTCTGGGTTGGCGTGGAGCCGCCGCCGGTCACGATCGGACATTGA
- a CDS encoding NGG1p interacting factor NIF3: MKNTVFKLEVYVPASHAEELKAALFAAGAGRLGNYDCCCWQTVGRGQFRPLDGSNPFLGRPGVAESVEEVKLELLMTAGVRVAVLEALRRAHPYETPAFYCWPVDVE; the protein is encoded by the coding sequence ATGAAAAATACTGTTTTCAAATTGGAAGTTTATGTGCCGGCTTCGCATGCGGAGGAGCTTAAAGCGGCTTTGTTCGCGGCCGGCGCCGGCCGGTTGGGCAATTACGACTGCTGCTGCTGGCAGACCGTCGGCCGGGGGCAGTTCCGTCCATTGGATGGCAGCAATCCGTTTCTCGGCCGGCCCGGCGTGGCCGAATCCGTCGAAGAAGTCAAGCTGGAATTGTTGATGACTGCCGGGGTGCGGGTGGCGGTGCTGGAGGCGTTGCGTCGCGCCCATCCGTATGAAACGCCGGCATTTTATTGCTGGCCGGTGGACGTGGAATAA
- a CDS encoding site-2 protease family protein yields MFFIHNLFDDPYYFFSSLLLVVFSICTHEFVHAWAALREGDTTAADAGHLTFNPFVQMGVWSLIMFLLCGIAWGQVPVNPSRMRHGRRSAAWVALSGPLSNFGLFLIFSSVAAVGYYFESEGLWQLMARGAVLNVILAVLNLLPIPGLDGWAVVVNYFPRLLAKVNNEVLAGVTIGLVLLLFIKGFVWLEYLGYWGTGLAVWGWTYGIDWIARFFF; encoded by the coding sequence ATGTTTTTTATTCACAATCTGTTTGACGATCCGTATTATTTTTTCTCTTCTCTGCTGTTGGTGGTATTTTCGATCTGTACCCACGAGTTCGTCCATGCCTGGGCGGCGCTGAGGGAGGGGGATACGACTGCGGCGGATGCCGGCCACTTGACCTTCAATCCGTTTGTCCAGATGGGAGTCTGGTCGCTGATCATGTTTCTGCTGTGCGGAATTGCCTGGGGGCAGGTGCCGGTCAATCCGTCGCGTATGCGGCATGGCCGGCGCAGCGCGGCCTGGGTGGCTTTGTCCGGGCCGTTGAGCAATTTTGGATTGTTCCTGATTTTTTCGTCGGTCGCGGCGGTTGGCTATTATTTTGAATCCGAAGGGCTGTGGCAGCTGATGGCCAGGGGCGCGGTGCTCAATGTGATCCTGGCTGTCTTGAATTTGCTGCCGATTCCCGGATTGGACGGCTGGGCCGTCGTCGTCAATTATTTTCCCCGGTTGCTGGCGAAAGTCAACAATGAAGTGCTTGCCGGCGTGACCATCGGGTTGGTGCTGCTGCTTTTTATCAAGGGGTTTGTCTGGTTGGAATACCTGGGCTATTGGGGAACGGGGCTGGCGGTTTGGGGCTGGACCTACGGCATCGACTGGATTGCCCGGTTTTTTTTCTGA
- the xseA gene encoding exodeoxyribonuclease VII large subunit, with translation MSEEPVWSVSEVNAAVRDLIENSLMPFWIRAEVGTLTIHRSGHVYLTLKDHACQLRAAYFGGATLCRSMNLAVGMSLEVFGKLTVYPPRGEYQFTIRTLRPVGQGELQRRFEELKRKLAAEGLFDEGRKKPIPQLPRRIGVITSADGAALRDFLQIVERRFPNLFIRIYPAAVQGVNAAAEVAAGIAFFNRTAGADVLVVTRGGGSMEDLWPFNEERLARAVAASRIPVISAVGHEIDFTICDFAADLRVPTPSAAAELVIGRREEFLTRLQRFEKDLKQALRWCWQQAQQRLKRAEQSYVFREPVHLVQIKMQQVDERYERLQRVLGRRLEMNLRRLTAAENRLEAMDPQAVLKRGYALLEHGSGGLITRPEMVRPGETVRAQLADFALDMTVERIITT, from the coding sequence ATGAGCGAAGAACCGGTTTGGAGTGTCAGTGAAGTCAATGCTGCGGTCAGGGACCTGATTGAGAACAGCCTGATGCCTTTCTGGATTCGGGCGGAAGTCGGCACGTTGACGATTCATCGTTCCGGTCACGTCTATTTGACGCTGAAAGACCATGCCTGCCAGTTGCGGGCGGCTTATTTTGGCGGCGCGACACTCTGCCGGTCGATGAATCTGGCCGTCGGCATGTCGCTGGAGGTGTTCGGCAAATTGACCGTTTATCCGCCGCGCGGCGAGTACCAGTTCACGATCCGGACCTTGCGGCCGGTCGGGCAGGGGGAGCTGCAGCGTCGTTTCGAGGAGTTGAAGCGGAAGCTGGCGGCGGAAGGTTTGTTCGACGAAGGCCGCAAAAAACCGATTCCGCAGTTGCCGCGCCGGATCGGGGTGATCACTTCGGCCGACGGGGCCGCATTGCGGGATTTTTTGCAGATTGTCGAGCGTCGTTTTCCCAATTTGTTCATTCGTATTTACCCGGCGGCGGTACAGGGTGTCAACGCCGCCGCCGAAGTGGCCGCCGGCATTGCATTTTTCAACCGGACCGCCGGTGCCGACGTTCTGGTGGTGACCCGCGGCGGCGGCAGCATGGAAGATTTGTGGCCGTTCAATGAAGAACGCCTGGCCCGGGCGGTGGCTGCCAGCCGCATCCCGGTGATCAGTGCGGTCGGCCATGAGATCGACTTTACGATCTGTGATTTTGCCGCCGATCTGCGGGTGCCGACCCCTTCGGCGGCGGCGGAGCTGGTCATCGGGCGGCGCGAAGAGTTTTTGACCCGGCTGCAACGGTTTGAAAAGGATTTGAAACAGGCGCTGCGGTGGTGCTGGCAGCAGGCGCAGCAGCGCCTGAAACGGGCCGAACAAAGTTACGTGTTCCGTGAGCCGGTACACCTGGTTCAGATCAAAATGCAGCAGGTGGATGAACGGTATGAACGGCTGCAGCGGGTGCTGGGCCGCCGGCTGGAGATGAATCTGCGGCGGCTGACGGCGGCGGAAAATCGTCTGGAGGCGATGGACCCGCAAGCGGTGCTGAAACGCGGTTATGCCCTGCTGGAGCATGGAAGCGGCGGATTGATCACCCGGCCGGAGATGGTGCGTCCGGGGGAAACGGTGCGGGCGCAATTGGCCGATTTCGCTTTGGATATGACGGTGGAGCGCATCATAACGACATAA
- a CDS encoding helix-turn-helix domain-containing protein — MAITPLKKMFGERIRMYLVTNKIRQQELARKLSVSSSAVSQMLTGKIVPSMQQLDKICEVLSLECSQSLELRDWLTRIRIGIDNIKSPFNELLRLYRTRRGLSIGQLSKRTGITVARLNALENSGESRPTADEALRLSAVLECESAELMEVAPLLWQAPGAYSVAPGYQPALSYAPPSVTPMVEIGEEAIAYDQSGRPVALMGAQELFEYWEQPDWIDKIANAEKHIQLEKMPMGTIGVLVIDGMSVGMAVGLEVTILLGHPDQQVEGGIVLRALDGGKFELRLKSRNGLTGCVQPLDLVASDARRFLPVLEVTIRPVVTPHPAIDPVPEIELDPEIESEPEADEE; from the coding sequence ATGGCTATAACTCCATTGAAGAAAATGTTTGGGGAGCGCATTCGGATGTATCTGGTCACCAATAAAATCCGCCAGCAGGAATTGGCACGCAAGTTGTCGGTTTCCAGTTCGGCGGTTTCCCAGATGCTCACTGGAAAAATTGTTCCCAGTATGCAGCAGTTGGATAAAATTTGTGAGGTTTTATCATTGGAATGCAGTCAATCTCTGGAATTAAGAGATTGGTTGACTCGTATCCGGATCGGCATTGACAACATCAAATCGCCGTTCAATGAATTGCTGCGGTTGTATCGGACCCGCCGCGGTCTGTCGATCGGGCAGCTTTCAAAGCGGACCGGCATTACCGTCGCCCGGCTCAACGCGTTGGAAAATAGCGGTGAAAGCCGGCCGACGGCGGATGAAGCGCTGCGGTTGAGCGCCGTATTGGAGTGTGAGAGCGCCGAATTGATGGAGGTGGCGCCGTTGTTGTGGCAGGCGCCCGGCGCCTATTCGGTGGCGCCGGGCTATCAGCCGGCGTTGAGCTATGCGCCGCCGAGCGTGACGCCGATGGTGGAAATCGGCGAAGAGGCGATTGCCTACGATCAGAGCGGCCGGCCGGTGGCGCTGATGGGGGCGCAGGAACTGTTCGAATACTGGGAGCAGCCGGACTGGATCGACAAAATCGCCAATGCCGAAAAGCACATTCAACTGGAAAAAATGCCGATGGGAACGATCGGGGTGCTGGTGATCGATGGAATGTCGGTCGGGATGGCGGTCGGCCTGGAGGTTACCATCCTGCTCGGTCACCCGGATCAGCAGGTCGAAGGCGGCATCGTGCTGCGGGCGCTGGACGGCGGCAAGTTCGAATTGCGCCTGAAATCGCGCAACGGCCTGACCGGCTGCGTGCAGCCGCTGGATCTGGTCGCCAGCGATGCCCGGCGTTTTCTGCCGGTGCTGGAAGTGACCATCCGTCCGGTGGTGACGCCGCATCCGGCGATTGATCCGGTCCCGGAGATCGAATTGGACCCGGAGATCGAATCGGAACCGGAGGCCGACGAGGAATAA
- a CDS encoding anthranilate synthase component I family protein produces MNTKPDFKEFEKLYRPHCIIPLYRELLADLETPVSILSKLAGRDQIFLLESVEGGERHGRYSFIALNPYATFTVEAGRPYLTDRAGRRPLAGAANGFAALRQVLGDAVMVRQPGLPPLAGGAIGCLNFEAAGLFEELPPPKDHPERPVAQFMLTDEMITFDNMRHTLLLSVALHSDDYPSARAAYDTGLERLKALAGQLGGAGHPAPAVTDMVQFQANMSKEEFCRMVERGKAEIAAGEAIQLVLSQRFQAPLTVDPVCLYRALRLVNPSPYMYFCKNFDRYLIGSSPETMVKLQQRTAGLRPIAGTRRRSGDEATDRQLADELLRDEKERAEHLMLVDLGRNDLGRVAAPGSVQVRDFMQVERYSHVMHLVSNLEAQLDDSFDAFDLVRSAFPAGTLSGAPKIRAMELIRELEPESRGAYGGAVGYISYDGNLDLAITIRTMLIEDGVLSIQAGAGIVADSVPETEYQETLNKAMAMFKAVELAANGLKLN; encoded by the coding sequence ATGAATACCAAACCGGATTTCAAAGAATTCGAAAAACTTTATCGGCCGCATTGCATCATCCCGCTGTATCGGGAGTTGCTGGCCGATCTGGAGACGCCGGTGTCGATTCTGAGCAAACTGGCCGGCCGCGATCAAATTTTTCTATTGGAAAGCGTCGAGGGCGGCGAACGCCACGGCCGTTACTCGTTTATCGCGTTGAATCCCTATGCGACCTTTACGGTCGAAGCGGGCCGGCCGTATTTGACCGACCGCGCCGGGCGGCGGCCGCTGGCGGGGGCGGCGAATGGTTTTGCGGCGTTGCGGCAGGTGCTCGGCGACGCGGTGATGGTGCGGCAGCCGGGTTTGCCGCCGCTGGCCGGCGGGGCGATCGGTTGTTTGAATTTCGAAGCGGCCGGCCTGTTTGAAGAGTTGCCGCCGCCCAAAGACCATCCGGAACGCCCGGTGGCGCAATTCATGCTGACCGACGAGATGATCACTTTCGACAACATGCGTCACACTTTGCTGTTGTCGGTGGCGTTGCACAGTGACGATTATCCGTCGGCCCGGGCCGCTTACGATACCGGTTTGGAACGATTGAAAGCGTTGGCCGGACAACTGGGCGGCGCCGGTCATCCGGCGCCGGCTGTAACCGATATGGTTCAATTTCAAGCCAATATGAGCAAGGAGGAATTTTGCCGGATGGTGGAGCGCGGCAAAGCGGAAATTGCCGCCGGCGAGGCGATTCAATTGGTTTTGTCGCAACGTTTCCAGGCGCCGCTTACCGTCGACCCGGTTTGCCTGTACCGGGCGTTGCGGCTGGTCAATCCGTCGCCGTACATGTATTTCTGCAAGAATTTTGACCGATATCTGATCGGCTCTTCGCCGGAAACGATGGTGAAACTGCAGCAGCGGACTGCCGGTTTGCGGCCGATTGCCGGTACCCGACGGCGCAGCGGCGACGAAGCGACCGACCGGCAGTTGGCCGATGAACTGCTGCGCGACGAGAAAGAACGGGCGGAACACCTGATGCTGGTCGACCTGGGCCGCAACGATCTCGGCCGGGTGGCGGCGCCGGGCAGCGTCCAGGTGCGGGATTTTATGCAGGTGGAACGTTATTCGCATGTCATGCACCTGGTGTCGAATCTGGAAGCGCAGTTGGACGACTCCTTCGACGCTTTCGATCTGGTCCGGTCGGCGTTTCCGGCCGGAACGCTTTCCGGCGCGCCGAAAATCCGGGCGATGGAGCTGATCCGCGAGTTGGAACCGGAGTCGCGCGGCGCCTACGGCGGTGCGGTCGGCTACATCAGTTACGACGGCAACCTGGATCTGGCGATCACCATCCGGACGATGCTGATTGAGGACGGGGTGTTGTCGATCCAGGCCGGCGCCGGCATCGTCGCCGACTCGGTGCCGGAAACGGAATATCAGGAAACGCTGAACAAAGCGATGGCGATGTTCAAAGCGGTGGAACTGGCCGCCAACGGCTTGAAATTGAATTGA
- a CDS encoding aminodeoxychorismate/anthranilate synthase component II: MVLLIDNFDSFTYNLAQYLYQLDVELLVRRNNAITLEEIAALENLDAIVLSPGPGRPENAGIMVPLIRHFAGRVPMLGVCLGHQAIGCAFGGEVVRARRLMHGKLSSISHDGQGLFAGLKQNFAAVRYHSLALNETTLPPELMVTARSEDGEVMGVRHREFVLEGIQYHPESILSANGKRQLANFLALAAERKGV, encoded by the coding sequence ATGGTGCTGCTGATCGATAATTTTGACTCTTTTACTTACAATCTGGCCCAATATCTCTATCAACTGGACGTCGAGCTGCTGGTGCGGCGCAACAATGCGATCACGCTGGAGGAAATCGCCGCGTTGGAGAATCTCGACGCGATCGTTCTGTCGCCGGGCCCCGGCCGTCCGGAGAATGCCGGCATCATGGTGCCGCTGATCCGGCATTTTGCCGGCCGTGTGCCGATGCTCGGCGTCTGCCTCGGGCATCAGGCGATCGGCTGTGCGTTCGGCGGCGAGGTCGTCCGGGCCAGACGGTTGATGCACGGCAAGCTCTCCAGTATTTCGCACGACGGCCAAGGGCTGTTCGCCGGTTTGAAGCAAAATTTTGCGGCGGTCCGTTACCACTCGCTGGCGCTGAATGAAACGACCCTGCCTCCGGAATTGATGGTTACCGCCCGCAGCGAGGACGGTGAAGTGATGGGCGTCCGCCACCGCGAATTCGTGCTGGAAGGCATTCAGTACCATCCGGAGTCGATCCTGAGCGCCAACGGCAAACGGCAACTGGCCAATTTCCTGGCGCTGGCAGCGGAACGGAAAGGAGTTTGA
- the trpD gene encoding anthranilate phosphoribosyltransferase, with protein MLEQYLNRVVDGQSLTAAEAAAVIDGMMDGKLTPAQSGALLAALKIKGESCEEIVGGARAMRRHARFIDSGNLPVIDTCGTGGDHLNTFNISTTVSFVAAAAGVPVAKHGNRSASSLCGSADVLAELGFNLDADPLRMEECLLEHGIGFFFAPKVHPAMRQVAAVRRELKFRTLFNLLGPLCNPAGARGQLLGVFKPELTELFANALRELGSSRVMVVHGHDGLDEISCDVPTRISELRDGAVRTYDLYPELILGESYPLSSVKGGDAKVNAAILTAVLAGRGQGGPRAITLLNAAAAIVVGGRAETLQAGMQLAAEAVDSGAALEKLERLLEASRG; from the coding sequence ATGCTGGAACAATATTTGAACCGGGTGGTCGACGGACAGTCGTTGACGGCGGCGGAAGCCGCGGCGGTGATTGACGGCATGATGGACGGCAAGTTGACGCCGGCGCAAAGCGGCGCTTTGCTGGCCGCGCTGAAAATCAAAGGGGAAAGCTGCGAGGAGATCGTCGGCGGCGCCCGGGCGATGCGGCGCCATGCCCGGTTCATCGATTCCGGCAATCTGCCGGTCATCGACACCTGCGGGACCGGCGGCGACCACCTGAATACCTTCAATATTTCGACGACGGTGAGCTTCGTTGCCGCCGCCGCCGGCGTGCCGGTCGCCAAGCACGGCAACCGCAGCGCTTCGAGCTTATGCGGTTCGGCCGATGTGCTGGCTGAGCTCGGTTTCAACCTGGATGCTGATCCGCTGCGGATGGAGGAGTGTCTGCTCGAACACGGCATCGGCTTTTTCTTTGCGCCGAAGGTTCATCCGGCGATGCGCCAGGTGGCGGCGGTCCGCCGGGAGTTGAAATTCCGGACTTTGTTCAATCTGCTGGGGCCATTGTGCAATCCGGCCGGGGCTCGCGGCCAGTTGCTCGGCGTTTTCAAGCCGGAATTGACGGAGCTTTTCGCCAACGCGCTGCGTGAGCTGGGATCCTCCCGGGTGATGGTGGTGCACGGCCACGACGGCCTGGATGAGATCAGTTGCGATGTGCCGACCCGGATTTCCGAATTGCGCGACGGAGCGGTTCGTACCTACGATCTGTATCCGGAACTGATTCTGGGGGAGTCCTATCCGCTGAGCAGCGTCAAAGGTGGCGACGCCAAAGTCAATGCGGCGATCCTGACCGCGGTGCTGGCGGGCCGCGGGCAGGGGGGGCCGCGGGCGATCACGCTGTTGAATGCGGCGGCGGCGATCGTCGTCGGCGGCCGGGCCGAAACTTTGCAGGCTGGAATGCAGTTGGCGGCCGAAGCGGTGGATTCCGGCGCCGCGTTGGAAAAGCTGGAACGATTGCTGGAAGCGAGCCGGGGATGA
- the trpC gene encoding indole-3-glycerol phosphate synthase TrpC translates to MKSLMDYLNMIVDHNQLIVRNDRRSKPLSHLKRTIAGLPPPRDFLAPFRDCRRVRVIAELKKASPSKGLIRDDFPVEALAGALAEAGAAALSVLTEPYYFRGSTENLQLAARTVDIPLLRKDFIFDPYQIYQARALGADAVLLIAAILNPARFDFLLKLTHELGMTALCEIHTESELETVLNSGAELIGINCRNLRSFVTDLEIVRHLLDLIPDDKLVIAESGIHNRRDLNRLRDAGADGFLIGEALMRAEKPGEKLREFIR, encoded by the coding sequence ATGAAAAGTTTGATGGATTATTTGAATATGATCGTCGATCACAATCAGTTGATCGTCCGTAACGACCGGCGTTCCAAGCCGTTGAGCCATTTGAAACGAACGATTGCCGGATTGCCGCCGCCGCGGGATTTTCTGGCACCGTTCCGGGACTGTCGCCGGGTACGAGTCATCGCCGAGCTGAAAAAGGCGTCGCCATCCAAAGGATTGATCCGCGACGATTTTCCGGTGGAGGCGTTGGCCGGGGCATTGGCGGAGGCGGGCGCCGCCGCTTTGTCGGTGCTGACCGAACCGTATTATTTCCGCGGTTCGACCGAAAATTTGCAATTGGCGGCCCGGACGGTCGATATCCCGCTGCTGCGCAAGGATTTCATTTTCGATCCTTACCAGATTTATCAGGCGCGGGCGCTGGGGGCCGACGCGGTGCTGCTGATTGCGGCGATCCTCAACCCGGCCCGTTTCGATTTCCTGCTGAAATTGACCCACGAACTGGGGATGACCGCCCTGTGCGAAATCCATACCGAGAGTGAATTGGAAACCGTGTTGAACAGCGGAGCCGAATTGATCGGCATCAATTGCCGCAATTTGCGCAGTTTCGTCACTGATTTGGAAATCGTCCGGCATCTGCTGGATTTGATTCCGGACGACAAACTGGTCATCGCCGAAAGCGGCATCCACAACCGCCGCGATCTCAATCGGCTGCGCGACGCCGGCGCCGACGGTTTTCTGATCGGCGAAGCGTTGATGCGGGCGGAGAAGCCGGGTGAAAAATTGCGGGAATTCATCCGATGA
- a CDS encoding phosphoribosylanthranilate isomerase, giving the protein MKKLEVKICGLTRREDALKALACGADYLGFVLHPASPRYIAPDALRRLVAGLPPETRTVGVFVDRPAAEMLEIMAFCHLKIVQLHGRETVEVAGQLAGYPVWKAVHLGAAEDLAAAAAFPAERLVADSRRGGSGELCDWTLAAQLARRRPVMLAGGLTPVNIRSAAAAVQPAGVDLAGGVEAAPGVKSAYLIEQFFQRLKGIER; this is encoded by the coding sequence ATGAAGAAACTGGAAGTCAAAATTTGCGGCCTGACGCGCCGGGAAGATGCGCTGAAAGCTCTGGCGTGCGGCGCCGATTATCTGGGTTTTGTACTGCATCCGGCTTCGCCGCGTTATATTGCGCCGGACGCATTGCGCCGGCTGGTCGCCGGCCTGCCGCCGGAAACCCGTACCGTCGGGGTTTTCGTTGACCGGCCGGCGGCGGAAATGCTGGAAATCATGGCGTTCTGTCATTTGAAAATCGTTCAACTGCATGGTCGGGAGACGGTCGAAGTGGCCGGGCAATTGGCCGGCTATCCGGTCTGGAAAGCGGTTCATTTGGGCGCGGCCGAAGATTTGGCGGCGGCCGCCGCCTTTCCGGCCGAGCGCCTGGTGGCCGACAGCCGCCGGGGCGGTTCCGGCGAACTTTGCGACTGGACTTTGGCGGCGCAGTTGGCGCGACGGCGGCCGGTCATGCTGGCCGGCGGGTTGACCCCCGTGAATATCCGGTCGGCCGCGGCGGCGGTGCAGCCGGCCGGCGTCGACCTGGCCGGCGGGGTGGAAGCGGCTCCCGGCGTCAAATCCGCTTATTTGATCGAACAATTTTTTCAACGGTTGAAAGGAATAGAACGATGA
- the trpB gene encoding tryptophan synthase subunit beta has translation MKPIPTYFGNYGGQFVAETLMAALEALREEYDACRRDPAFQAELQALQHDYIGRESPLYYAANLSNALGGARIFLKREDLNHTGAHKINNTVGQALIAKRMGKKRLIAETGAGMHGVATATVAALFNFDCEVFMGAVDVARQQPNVERMRALGAEVTAVSSGSATLKDAMNEAIRNWVATVDDTFYVIGTVAGPAPYPAMVRDFQSVIGTETRRQFLERTGRLPDQVIACVGGGSNAMGMFSGFLEDSGVELIGVEAGGRGLATGRHAASICGGRVGVLHGCKTYLLQTDDGQIVETTSVSAGLDYPGVGPEHAMLHDCGRVNYVAVNDDEAVAAFDLLSRREGIIPALESSHALAEAIKRAPTLPPEQNIVVCLSGRGDKDMDNLKQYHVSRKEEFYR, from the coding sequence ATGAAACCGATTCCCACTTATTTCGGCAATTACGGCGGCCAGTTTGTCGCTGAAACCCTGATGGCGGCGCTTGAAGCGTTGCGGGAAGAATATGACGCCTGCCGCCGCGATCCGGCTTTTCAGGCGGAATTGCAGGCGCTGCAGCATGATTACATCGGCCGGGAGTCGCCGCTTTACTATGCGGCGAATCTGAGCAATGCGCTCGGCGGCGCCCGGATTTTCCTGAAACGGGAAGACCTCAACCATACCGGCGCCCACAAGATCAACAACACCGTCGGGCAGGCGCTGATCGCCAAGCGGATGGGAAAAAAGCGGCTGATCGCCGAAACCGGCGCCGGCATGCACGGCGTGGCGACCGCGACGGTGGCGGCGTTGTTCAATTTCGATTGCGAAGTGTTCATGGGGGCGGTCGATGTCGCCCGGCAGCAGCCGAACGTCGAACGGATGCGGGCGCTCGGGGCCGAAGTGACCGCAGTGTCCAGCGGTTCGGCCACGCTGAAGGACGCGATGAATGAGGCGATCCGCAACTGGGTAGCCACTGTCGACGATACCTTTTACGTCATCGGTACGGTGGCCGGACCGGCGCCGTATCCGGCGATGGTGCGCGACTTCCAGTCGGTGATCGGCACCGAGACGCGCCGGCAGTTTCTGGAACGCACCGGCCGGTTGCCGGATCAGGTGATCGCCTGCGTTGGCGGCGGCAGCAATGCGATGGGAATGTTCAGCGGTTTCCTGGAAGATTCCGGCGTGGAATTGATCGGCGTCGAGGCCGGCGGCCGGGGGTTGGCAACCGGTCGTCATGCCGCCAGCATCTGCGGCGGCCGGGTCGGGGTGCTGCACGGCTGCAAGACCTATCTGCTGCAGACCGACGACGGACAGATCGTCGAAACCACTTCGGTGTCGGCCGGGCTGGACTATCCCGGCGTCGGCCCGGAACATGCGATGCTGCACGACTGCGGCAGGGTTAATTACGTGGCGGTCAACGATGATGAGGCGGTCGCCGCCTTCGACCTGCTGTCGCGCCGGGAAGGCATCATTCCGGCTTTGGAATCCAGCCATGCGCTGGCCGAAGCGATCAAGCGGGCGCCGACGCTGCCGCCGGAACAGAATATCGTCGTCTGTCTTTCCGGCCGCGGCGACAAGGACATGGACAATCTCAAACAATATCACGTTTCACGAAAAGAGGAGTTTTACCGATGA